The following are encoded in a window of Miscanthus floridulus cultivar M001 unplaced genomic scaffold, ASM1932011v1 fs_529_1_2, whole genome shotgun sequence genomic DNA:
- the LOC136532144 gene encoding uncharacterized protein gives MLLLPCRHRYYALPLRALPRCRRCYDMSFRRHHRIRTGQQRNERESEQQTGMGGSPESRLREREAVVVPPFPPNDVIFEHILARVPAAAIVRFRARAVCREWCVALTSDHFVRAHQAVRAAAAQPPPEIVFFTPTAAGYTTTSFYSSVLTSTAQQNGSSSRELVNVDVDDMRAQSVRADDLVMSGTKPCRGLTLLFQPSVSAYHVCNLSTGEHISLPLCPWARRVIPHGPYVLSSTGLGFDPAANEHKVVRLFEDRNKQPHCEVYGLRSGGWRPCVGQVPPHAPKGLCSRPPVFVDGYFYLHMYWHMNTAMNFDDPEANLFGTPEPTILSLSVDTEQFGWINPPEERARYAFHLADLDGFLCAVVDTRLTVGQYELWTLTAAGSTTWPWSLRCRISLASLPQPMRDALHAGFRMLPLGSSPGGEILLATSRHEVYAYHPESNRVNRPFSTTYFIDTLTHESELLLNIAMGPVHSSRIPPEWVTPVCRRPWASDHVGKLKMKPGNRT, from the exons ATGCTGCTGCTGCCTTGCCGCCACCGCTACTACGCCCTGCCGCTGCGCGCTCTCCCGCGCTGCCGCCGCTGCTATGACATGTCgttccgccgccaccaccgcataAGGACGGGACAACAAAGGAATGAGAGGGAGTCAGAACAGCAAACGGGAATGGGAGGGAGTCCGGAGTCGCGACTACGAGAAAGAG aggcggtggtggtgccgCCGTTTCCACCCAACGACGTGATCTTCGAACACATTCTGGCGCGCGTCCCGGCCGCTGCCATCGTTCGCTTCCGGGCTCGGGCGGTCTGCCGAGAGTGGTGCGTCGCGCTCACCTCCGATCACTTCGTCCGGGCGCACCAAGCCGTCAGAGCCGCTGCTGCCCAGCCGCCGCCGGAGATCGTTTTCTTCACGCCCACCGCCGCAGGCTATACCACCACGTCTTTCTACTCCTCAGTGCTTACGTCAACCGCACAGCAGAACGGCTCGTCATCCCGTGAGCTCGTGAATGTGGACGTGGACGACATGCGCGCCCAGTCTGTGCGCGCCGACGACCTGGTCATGTCTGGCACCAAGCCCTGCCGCGGGCTCACCCTCCTCTTCCAGCCCAGCGTGTCCGCGTACCACGTCTGCAACCTCTCCACGGGAGAGCACATCTCCCTGCCCCTCTGCCCATGGGCTAGGAGAGTGATCCCCCACGGTCCCTACGTGCTCTCGAGCACCGGGCTCGGCTTCGACCCGGCGGCCAACGAGCACAAGGTGGTCAGGCTCTTCGAGGACCGGAACAAGCAGCCGCACTGCGAGGTGTACGGCCTGAGGTCCGGCGGATGGCGCCCCTGCGTTGGACAAGTGCCGCCGCACGCGCCCAAGGGTCTCTGTAGCCGGCCCCCGGTGTTTGTGGACGGGTATTTCTACTTGCACATGTACTGGCACATGAACACTGCGATGAACTTTGATGACCCCGAAGCCAACTTGTTCGGAACGCCGGAGCCCACCATCCTGTCGCTCTCCGTGGATACCGAGCAGTTCGGGTGGATAAACCCGCCGGAAGAACGGGCACGCTACGCCTTCCATCTCGCCGACCTCGACGGCTTTCTGTGCGCCGTGGTGGACACTCGCCTCACCGTGGGACAGTACGAGCTCTGGACTTTGACGGCTGCTGGCTCGACGACGTGGCCGTGGTCGTTGCGCTGCCGCATCAGCTTGGCGAGCCTGCCCCAGCCGATGAGGGACGCCTTGCACGCTGGGTTCCGCATGCTCCCGCTCGGCTCCTCGCCCGGAGGAGAGATCCTCCTCGCCACGAGCCGCCACGAGGTGTACGCCTACCACCCTGAGAGCAACCGTGTTAACAGGCCGTTCTCCACGACCTACTTCATAGACACCCTGACGCACGAGTCGGAGctgctcctcaacatcgccatgGGCCCCGTTC ATTCATCCAGAATTCCTCCAGAATGGGTCACCCCCGTCTGCCGCCGCCCTTGGGCCAGTGATCATGTGGGCAAGCTGAAGATGAAGCCCGGCAACCGGACT
- the LOC136532145 gene encoding protein NRT1/ PTR FAMILY 5.3-like, with translation MAASSERVRSCVLSAARSSELARVCSERVRSELARVSFAAPPCLHPLASALLLVHASTRSLVLILPPRDAAGEAAYHVCLIGVSVKGAMVVAVTPPMFARRADGSGGCVVDASLWLTWVPRPPKCEAGTADPNCVQQATSAQLGVFFLALYILAMGTGGIKPNISTMGADQFDDTHPRERATSSPSSTGGCSASSSARSSATPCSSTFRTTSAKRCPRSASPSPSPSSPPARPSTATSPPPRAPSPRWQGSSWRPCQEASRLCARGPARPARARPRVLRQEESGPVPAHAQPDRPEQGGGEDRWSLSTVTQVEETKQMLKMLHVPPDLPSRPANLHWQPPP, from the coding sequence ATGGCCGCGAGCTCAGAGCGTGTCCGCTCGTGCGTCCTCTCCGCCGCTCGGAGCTCAGAGCTCGCGCGTGTCTGCTCAGAGCGTGTCCGCTCAGAGCTCGCGCGCGTCTCCTTCGCCGCGCCGCCCTGCCTGCACCCGCTCGCGTCCGCGCTGCTGCTCGTGCACGCATCCACTCGTTCGCTCGTGCTGATCCTGCCGCCGCGGGACGCCGCCGGCGAGGCCGCGTACCACGTGTGCCTCATCGGCGTCAGCGTGAAGGGGGCCATGGTCGTGGCCGTGACGCCGCCCATGTTCGCGAGGCGTGCCGACGGGTCCGGTGGCTGCGTGGTGGACGCGAGCTTGTGGCTCACATGGGTGCCCCGGCCGCCCAAGTGCGAAGCCGGCACGGCGGACCCCAACTGCGTGCAGCAGGCGACGAGCGCGCAGCTGGGCGTCTTCTTCCTGGCCCTGTACATCCTGGCAATGGGCACAGGCGGCATCAAGCCCAACATCTCCACCATGGGTGCAGACCAGTTCGACGACACTCACCCGCGGGAGCGCGCCACAAGCTCTCCTTCTTCAACTGGTGGATGTTCAGCATCTTCTTCGGCACGCTCTTCGGCAACACCGTGCTCATCTACATTCAGGACAACGTCGGCTAAGCGCTGCCCACGCTCAGCCTCGCCGTCTCCATCGCCATCTTCACCACCGGCACGCCCTTCTACCGCCACAAGCCCACCTCCGAGAGCCCCTTCGCCAAGATGGCAAGGGTCATCATGGCGGCCGTGCCAGGAAGCTAGCCGTCTTTGTGCCCGTGGCCCCGCGCGACCTGCACGAGCTCGACCACGAGTACTACGCCAAGAAGAAAGCGGTCCCGTTCCCGCACACGCCCAACCTGACCGTCCTGAGCAAGGCGGCGGTGAAGACCGGTGGTCGCTCAGCACGGTGACGCAGGTGGAGGAGACGAAGCAGATGCTCAAGATGCTCCACGTGCCGCCCGACTTGCCTAGCCGCCCGGCAAACCTGCACTGGCAGCCGCCGCCTTAG